A stretch of the Lactuca sativa cultivar Salinas chromosome 9, Lsat_Salinas_v11, whole genome shotgun sequence genome encodes the following:
- the LOC111906685 gene encoding protein EXORDIUM-like 2: MASTLLSNFTFLASFLIIISTLINPSSATIPRRLAVVQTPPTVLTYHKGSVLYGNITVNLLWYGKFSPAQKSIIIDFLKSLNNHLPPPPSAASWWQTTRRYKGGKRSIHVGKQLVDEKYSLGKLLKESNLISLASKAKGFNVISLVLTAADVGVAGFCMNRCGTHGTTRVNKGHNFAYGWVGNSATQCPGQCAWPFAQPMFGPKMPSLVAPNGDVGVDGMIINLAAVLAGTVTNPFDGGYFQGPATAPLEAVTACTGIFGSGAFPGYPGTVLTDKKTKASYNAQGVNKRKYLLPAMWDPKTSTCKTLV; this comes from the coding sequence ATGGCTTCAACTTTGCTTTCAAATTTCACATTCTTAGCCTCGTTTCTCATAATCATCTCAACCCTAATCAACCCATCCTCCGCCACCATCCCCCGCCGTCTCGCCGTCGTCCAAACACCACCCACAGTCCTCACTTACCACAAAGGCTCCGTCCTCTACGGCAACATCACCGTTAACCTCCTCTGGTACGGCAAATTTTCACCCGCACAGAAGTCCATCATCATCGACTTTCTCAAATCTCTCAACAACCACCTCCCGCCACCTCCTTCCGCCGCTTCATGGTGGCAGACCACCCGTAGATACAAAGGCGGGAAAAGGAGCATACACGTCGGGAAACAACTCGTTGATGAAAAATACTCCCTTGGGAAATTGCTTAAAGAATCCAATCTCATTTCTTTGGCTTCTAAAGCTAAAGGCTTTAACGTCATCAGCCTGGTGCTCACGGCGGCCGACGTCGGAGTGGCGGGGTTCTGCATGAACCGCTGCGGGACTCACGGGACTACTCGGGTGAACAAAGGACATAATTTCGCATACGGGTGGGTGGGTAACTCGGCAACTCAGTGTCCGGGTCAATGTGCCTGGCCTTTTGCTCAGCCGATGTTTGGCCCAAAAATGCCATCGTTGGTGGCGCCCAACGGCGACGTTGGCGTCGACGGCATGATAATCAACCTGGCGGCGGTTCTAGCGGGGACGGTGACGAATCCGTTTGACGGCGGGTACTTCCAGGGTCCGGCTACTGCTCCATTGGAGGCGGTTACTGCTTGTACTGGTATATTCGGGTCGGGTGCTTTTCCCGGGTACCCGGGAACAGTTTTAACGGATAAAAAGACGAAAGCTAGCTATAATGCGCAAGGCGTGAACAAGAGGAAGTATTTGTTGCCGGCTATGTGGGACCCTAAGACTTCCACGTGTAAAACACTCGTGTGA